One genomic region from Chlamydia poikilotherma encodes:
- a CDS encoding DNA topoisomerase IV subunit B codes for MATYTEASVVSLASLEHIRLRAGMYIGRLGDGSQVEDGIYTLFKEVVDNAIDEFIMGHGKTISICADSCSITVRDRGRGIPLGKMIECVSKINTGAKYTQDVFHFSVGLNGVGLKAVNALSETFTVRSVRKKKYHLATFCKGILQDSRQGSTKDPDGTEITFSPDPTIFTNFSFNDEFLKKKIRRYTYLHPGLEVICNNEIFVSQQGLQDLFKEEIPEETLYPPIAFQNSELSFLFTHLETYNERYFSFVNGQETIDGGTHLAAFKEAIVKGINEYFGKTFTSNDIRDGLVGCVAIKIASPIFESQTKNKLGNTQIRSGIIKNVKSAIIQELKKNKPYADLLLDKIKLNEKTRKNIQFIKQDLKDKQKKLHYKIPKLRDCKFHYNERSLYGEASSIFVTEGESASASILSSRNPLTQAVFSLRGKPMNVFSLEEEKMYKNDELFYLATALGITKNSTQHLRYNKIILATDADVDGMHIRNLLITFFLKTFLPIVENDHLFILETPLFKVRYKDTTLYCYSDQEKIQAIQKLGKKEANLEVTRFKGLGEISPKEFKAFIGADMRLTPVTIGSLDSLETLLQFYMGKNTKERKQFIMDNLITNL; via the coding sequence ATGGCAACATATACTGAAGCTAGTGTTGTTTCTCTAGCCTCTTTAGAACACATCCGCCTACGTGCCGGTATGTATATAGGGAGATTAGGAGACGGCTCCCAAGTTGAAGATGGGATCTATACTTTATTTAAAGAAGTTGTAGATAATGCGATTGATGAATTTATCATGGGACATGGGAAGACCATTTCCATTTGTGCTGACTCCTGTAGTATAACTGTGCGTGATCGTGGTCGAGGCATTCCTTTAGGGAAAATGATCGAATGCGTCTCTAAAATCAACACAGGAGCAAAGTATACCCAAGATGTTTTCCATTTTTCTGTAGGATTAAATGGTGTCGGGCTAAAAGCTGTAAATGCTCTTTCAGAGACATTCACAGTACGCTCTGTACGTAAAAAAAAATACCATCTTGCAACATTTTGCAAAGGCATTTTACAAGACTCTCGTCAAGGATCTACGAAAGATCCTGATGGAACAGAAATCACTTTTTCTCCAGATCCAACAATCTTTACCAATTTCTCTTTCAATGATGAGTTCTTAAAAAAGAAAATTCGACGTTATACCTATTTACATCCCGGTCTTGAAGTAATTTGTAATAATGAAATTTTTGTATCCCAACAAGGTCTTCAAGACTTATTTAAAGAAGAAATTCCTGAAGAAACTCTCTATCCTCCTATAGCATTCCAAAATTCTGAATTATCTTTTCTATTTACCCATCTAGAAACATATAACGAACGCTATTTCTCCTTTGTTAATGGTCAGGAAACTATAGATGGCGGAACACATCTAGCAGCCTTCAAAGAGGCTATTGTTAAGGGAATCAATGAGTATTTTGGAAAGACATTTACAAGTAATGATATCCGTGATGGTCTGGTAGGATGCGTTGCAATAAAAATTGCTTCACCAATTTTTGAATCACAAACAAAAAACAAGCTTGGAAATACGCAAATTCGTTCGGGAATAATTAAGAATGTTAAAAGTGCTATTATTCAAGAGCTAAAAAAAAATAAACCCTATGCAGACCTTCTTCTCGATAAGATTAAGCTGAATGAGAAAACTCGTAAAAACATTCAATTTATCAAGCAAGATCTTAAAGACAAGCAAAAGAAGCTCCATTATAAAATTCCAAAACTCCGTGATTGTAAGTTTCACTATAATGAGCGTTCTCTTTATGGCGAGGCTTCGTCTATTTTCGTAACAGAGGGAGAGTCTGCTTCAGCTTCTATTTTATCTTCGAGAAATCCGCTAACACAAGCAGTGTTTTCGCTTCGAGGAAAACCTATGAACGTTTTTTCTTTGGAAGAAGAAAAAATGTATAAAAATGATGAGCTATTTTACCTGGCCACCGCATTAGGTATTACGAAAAATAGTACGCAACATTTGCGTTATAATAAAATTATCCTCGCTACCGATGCTGATGTAGATGGTATGCATATTCGCAATTTACTAATTACATTCTTCTTAAAAACATTCTTGCCGATTGTTGAAAACGATCATCTATTTATCTTAGAGACACCTTTATTTAAGGTGCGTTACAAAGATACAACTCTGTACTGCTATTCAGACCAGGAAAAAATACAGGCAATACAGAAATTAGGGAAAAAGGAAGCTAATTTAGAAGTAACACGATTTAAAGGTTTAGGAGAGATATCTCCTAAAGAATTTAAAGCTTTTATTGGTGCTGATATGCGCCTAACCCCTGTAACAATTGGTTCTCTAGACTCTTTAGAGACACTTTTACAATTTTACATGGGGAAAAACACTAAAGAACGAAAACAATTTATTATGGATAACCTTATTACCAACTTGTAG